One genomic region from Pseudoduganella dura encodes:
- a CDS encoding YaeQ family protein — MALKATIYKAELSIADMDRNYYGNHTLTLARHPSETDERMMVRLLAFAIHANEGLSFTKGMFDVEEPDLWQKDLTDAIELWIEVGQPEERRILKGAGRAEHVIVYCYSTASPIWWKNIANKIERAKNVSVVNLPAETTAALEKMAQRNMQLQCTIQDGQIWLTDGTDTVLVEREVWKAERQMK, encoded by the coding sequence ATGGCACTCAAGGCAACAATTTATAAGGCGGAACTGTCGATCGCCGACATGGACCGCAATTACTACGGCAACCACACGCTCACGCTGGCGCGCCACCCGTCCGAAACGGACGAACGCATGATGGTGCGCCTGCTGGCGTTCGCGATCCACGCCAACGAAGGGCTCAGCTTCACCAAGGGCATGTTCGACGTGGAAGAGCCGGACCTGTGGCAGAAGGACCTGACCGATGCGATCGAGCTGTGGATCGAAGTGGGCCAGCCGGAAGAGCGCCGCATCCTGAAGGGCGCCGGCCGCGCCGAACACGTGATCGTCTACTGCTACAGCACGGCCAGCCCGATCTGGTGGAAGAACATCGCCAACAAGATCGAGCGCGCCAAGAACGTGTCCGTCGTCAACCTGCCGGCCGAAACCACGGCGGCGCTGGAAAAGATGGCGCAGCGGAACATGCAGCTGCAATGCACGATCCAGGATGGCCAGATCTGGCTGACCGACGGCACCGACACGGTGCTGGTCGAGCGCGAGGTGTGGAAGGCCGAGCGCCAGATGAAGTGA
- a CDS encoding DUF2946 domain-containing protein, producing MNPSCKRLLQVWLACCAILMNALAPAVSHALGLERGQQHTWEICLNDGTRLAGFGELDEATFLVLTDRARPVPAKSMQEQMRGQGDETMSMADCGYCLPHAGALGLPPPASLTVPPAAAMPERPYLYYHAPRPLQAWAGARPRGPPAVS from the coding sequence ATGAACCCATCGTGCAAACGGCTGCTGCAGGTCTGGCTCGCGTGCTGCGCGATCCTGATGAACGCGCTCGCGCCGGCCGTGTCGCATGCGCTCGGCCTGGAGCGCGGCCAGCAGCACACATGGGAAATCTGCCTGAACGACGGCACCCGGCTGGCCGGCTTCGGCGAACTCGACGAGGCCACGTTCCTGGTGCTGACGGACCGCGCGCGGCCCGTGCCTGCCAAGTCCATGCAGGAGCAAATGCGCGGGCAGGGTGACGAAACGATGTCGATGGCTGACTGCGGCTACTGCCTGCCGCATGCCGGCGCGCTGGGGCTGCCGCCGCCGGCCAGCCTCACGGTGCCGCCCGCCGCGGCCATGCCGGAACGGCCTTACCTGTACTACCACGCGCCGCGGCCGCTGCAGGCCTGGGCCGGCGCACGACCGCGGGGGCCTCCCGCCGTCTCCTGA
- a CDS encoding c-type cytochrome, whose protein sequence is MPSPRHPTRTVFIAAFAFSLAAPAAASPPALPASPAPPVPLVPPDTLAQRVAPCVACHQPQGRNDAFFPRIAGKPEGYLYNQLLNFRDGRRQYPMMTYMVGHLPEPYLREIAQFFASQHPPHRSSATGPARVEATAQMLERGRVLVRQGDAARGIPACIACHGQALAGVAPAIPGLVGLPRDYINAQFGAWKNKVRRAQAPDCMADVASRLTGADVAAVSAWLASQGVDDAARPAAAPAAPLPLRCGGVPDHGGAR, encoded by the coding sequence ATGCCCAGTCCAAGACACCCGACGCGCACGGTTTTCATCGCCGCCTTCGCCTTTTCGCTTGCCGCGCCTGCGGCCGCGTCGCCGCCTGCGTTGCCAGCTTCGCCTGCGCCGCCAGTTCCTCTTGTTCCACCCGATACGCTGGCGCAGCGCGTGGCGCCCTGCGTCGCGTGCCACCAGCCGCAGGGGCGCAACGACGCGTTCTTTCCCCGCATCGCCGGCAAGCCGGAAGGCTACCTGTACAACCAGCTGCTCAATTTCCGCGACGGGCGCCGGCAGTATCCGATGATGACCTACATGGTCGGCCACCTGCCCGAGCCTTACCTGCGCGAAATCGCGCAATTCTTCGCCAGCCAGCATCCGCCGCATCGATCCTCCGCCACCGGCCCGGCCCGCGTGGAGGCCACGGCGCAAATGCTGGAACGGGGCCGCGTGCTCGTCCGGCAGGGCGACGCGGCGCGCGGGATCCCCGCCTGCATCGCCTGCCACGGCCAGGCGCTGGCCGGCGTCGCGCCGGCGATTCCCGGGCTGGTGGGGTTGCCACGCGACTACATCAATGCCCAGTTCGGCGCCTGGAAGAACAAGGTGCGGCGCGCGCAGGCGCCCGACTGCATGGCCGACGTGGCATCCCGGCTCACCGGGGCGGATGTGGCGGCGGTTTCCGCATGGCTGGCCAGCCAGGGCGTGGATGACGCGGCCAGGCCGGCGGCGGCACCCGCCGCGCCGCTGCCTCTGCGGTGCGGCGGCGTGCCCGATCACGGCGGTGCCCGATGA
- a CDS encoding TonB-dependent receptor codes for MIQPAKRPLAAMLAALGLCAQAQGHGQSETQKQSEEPGQVSDVVTIHGGRPTSLPTQIPTTIEGITAAQIAERINAFDAEDALKYFPSLNVRKRYIGDYDHAVLASRASGTGNSARSLVYADGILLSNLLGNGATYTPRWGLVTPEEIERVDVLYGPFSAAYPGNSVGAVVDFQTRMPAKLEGHMRLAGFAQRFAEYGTRDSFYGKQGSAALGDRHGALSWWLHLSRQDSDGQPIGFANRLVSSGVAGAGSVPVTGAVAGRNPSNREWLILGANNQVHTVQDHAKVKLAYDFSPVLRASYTLGWWRNDADRRSDSYLRDAAGNRVTGGNIDVDGRRYTLLASDFAPQRGDLEHLMQGLSIKRHAKDTFDWEIAASKYDYRKDLVRVPTVVLADQDATGQGNVTDMAGSGWQTLALKGIWRPDAAHTVDLGVQRDGAQLRTRVFSTPDWLAAADGRHVSTFNGNTRLTSVYAQDTWRIDEQWKATLGARWERWQAHGGEVANATSGPLRFGERREDGWSPKAALAWRMTDEWTLKASAGRAIRNPTAAELFQGSIVDGRIVNTDPDLRAERSWTEELTAERLLPQGSLRATLFHESTRDALYSQPLTPTVSTVQNVGRIRTTGLELARQADDVLVAGLSVNSSLTFADSRIRENAALPASVGKRQPRVPRWRATAQATWRATEKLSASAGLRYSGTQYGTLDNSDPNGFAYMGVSRYLVADARVRYRFDDHWSGALGVDNLGNEKYWAFHPYTQRTLVAELKFDL; via the coding sequence ATGATCCAACCCGCGAAACGACCGCTGGCAGCGATGCTGGCGGCGCTGGGCCTGTGCGCGCAGGCGCAAGGCCATGGGCAGAGCGAGACGCAGAAGCAGAGCGAAGAGCCGGGGCAGGTAAGCGATGTGGTAACGATCCACGGCGGCCGGCCCACGTCGCTGCCCACGCAGATCCCGACCACGATCGAGGGCATCACGGCCGCGCAGATCGCCGAGCGCATCAACGCGTTCGATGCCGAGGATGCGCTGAAATATTTTCCCAGCCTGAACGTGCGCAAGCGCTACATCGGCGACTATGACCACGCGGTGCTGGCCAGCCGCGCCTCCGGCACCGGCAACAGCGCGCGCTCGCTGGTTTACGCGGACGGCATCCTGCTGTCGAACCTGCTGGGCAACGGCGCCACGTACACGCCGCGCTGGGGCCTCGTCACGCCGGAGGAAATCGAGCGCGTCGACGTGCTGTATGGCCCGTTCTCGGCCGCGTATCCCGGCAACTCGGTGGGTGCCGTCGTCGATTTCCAGACGCGCATGCCGGCGAAACTGGAGGGCCACATGCGGCTGGCGGGCTTTGCGCAGCGCTTCGCCGAATACGGCACCCGCGACAGCTTCTACGGCAAGCAGGGCAGCGCCGCGCTGGGCGACCGGCACGGCGCGCTGTCGTGGTGGCTGCACCTGTCGCGGCAGGACAGCGACGGCCAGCCGATCGGCTTCGCCAACAGGCTGGTATCGAGCGGCGTGGCGGGTGCCGGCAGCGTGCCGGTTACCGGCGCCGTCGCCGGCCGCAATCCGTCCAACCGCGAGTGGCTGATCCTCGGCGCGAACAACCAGGTGCACACGGTGCAGGACCATGCCAAGGTCAAGCTGGCGTATGACTTCTCGCCGGTACTGCGCGCCAGCTACACGCTGGGCTGGTGGCGCAACGATGCCGACCGCCGCAGCGATTCGTACCTGCGCGACGCGGCCGGCAATCGCGTCACGGGCGGCAACATCGATGTCGACGGCCGCCGCTATACGCTGCTCGCTTCCGACTTCGCGCCGCAGCGGGGCGACCTGGAACACCTGATGCAAGGCCTGTCGATCAAGCGCCATGCGAAGGACACGTTCGACTGGGAGATAGCCGCCAGCAAGTACGACTACCGCAAGGACCTGGTGCGCGTGCCCACCGTGGTGCTGGCCGATCAGGATGCCACGGGGCAGGGCAACGTGACCGACATGGCCGGCAGCGGCTGGCAGACGCTGGCGCTGAAGGGCATCTGGCGGCCGGACGCCGCGCACACGGTCGACCTGGGCGTGCAGCGCGACGGCGCGCAGCTGCGCACGCGGGTGTTCTCGACGCCGGACTGGCTGGCCGCCGCCGATGGCCGGCACGTGTCGACCTTCAACGGCAACACGCGGCTCACCAGCGTGTATGCGCAGGACACGTGGCGCATCGACGAACAGTGGAAGGCCACGCTGGGCGCGCGCTGGGAACGCTGGCAGGCCCATGGCGGCGAGGTGGCGAACGCCACCAGCGGCCCGCTGCGTTTTGGCGAGCGGCGCGAGGATGGCTGGTCGCCGAAGGCCGCGCTGGCATGGCGCATGACCGACGAATGGACGCTGAAGGCCTCGGCGGGCCGCGCGATCCGCAACCCCACCGCGGCCGAACTGTTCCAGGGCTCGATCGTCGACGGCCGCATCGTCAATACCGACCCGGATCTGCGCGCCGAACGCTCGTGGACGGAGGAGCTGACGGCCGAGCGCCTGCTGCCCCAGGGCAGCCTGCGCGCGACGCTGTTCCACGAGAGCACGCGCGACGCGCTGTATTCGCAGCCGTTGACACCCACCGTGTCGACGGTGCAGAACGTGGGGCGCATCCGCACCACCGGCCTGGAACTGGCGCGGCAGGCCGACGACGTGCTGGTGGCCGGCCTGTCGGTCAATTCCAGCCTCACGTTCGCGGATTCGCGCATCCGCGAAAACGCGGCGTTGCCGGCATCGGTGGGCAAGCGGCAGCCGCGGGTGCCTCGCTGGCGGGCCACCGCGCAGGCCACCTGGCGCGCCACCGAAAAGCTGAGCGCCAGCGCCGGCCTGCGCTACAGCGGCACGCAGTACGGCACGCTGGACAACAGCGACCCGAACGGCTTTGCGTACATGGGGGTGTCGCGCTACCTGGTGGCCGACGCGCGGGTGCGTTACCGCTTCGACGATCACTGGTCCGGCGCGCTGGGTGTCGACAACCTGGGCAACGAGAAGTACTGGGCATTCCACCCGTACACCCAGCGCACGCTGGTGGCCGAGCTGAAGTTCGATCTGTGA
- a CDS encoding serine hydrolase domain-containing protein, giving the protein MQPGSHLDKVIDSALARQRIVGAVVLVARDGEIVYRRAAGSADREHGVPMRGDAVFRLASFTKPLVATAALKLADDETIDLAAPVTDWLPAFRPRLPDGIAPAITLQHLLTHTAGLSYGFLETADGPYRRARVSDGLDQPGLSLDENLARIASAPLAYPPGTGWRYSVATDVLGAVLEKAAGMALPLVVQREVTGPLRMRDTAFHVVDDSRLAVPYRDAKPAAPVRMGSEEAVPFIEGAAHFAPGRILDAASYPSGGSGMAGTADDFMRFLLSLRTSNRAILRAAEVDRTGTGAMTQGPGWGFGYLGAVLGHPKEAHSPQSAGTLQWGGAYGHSWFFDPVADLAVVQLTNTAFEGMAGAFPRDVRNAAYRDFPLRAF; this is encoded by the coding sequence ATGCAGCCAGGTTCACATCTCGACAAGGTCATCGACAGCGCACTGGCCCGCCAGCGCATCGTCGGCGCGGTGGTGCTGGTCGCGCGCGACGGCGAGATCGTCTACCGCCGCGCGGCGGGCAGCGCGGACCGCGAGCACGGCGTGCCGATGCGGGGCGATGCGGTGTTCCGGCTGGCATCGTTCACCAAGCCGCTGGTGGCGACCGCCGCCCTGAAACTGGCCGACGATGAAACGATCGACCTCGCCGCGCCCGTCACGGACTGGCTGCCGGCGTTCCGCCCGCGCCTGCCCGACGGCATCGCGCCGGCAATCACGCTGCAGCACCTGCTGACGCACACGGCCGGCCTGTCGTACGGGTTCCTCGAAACGGCGGACGGCCCCTATCGCCGGGCACGCGTGTCGGACGGCCTGGACCAGCCGGGCCTGTCGCTCGACGAAAACCTGGCCCGCATCGCTTCCGCGCCGCTGGCCTACCCGCCCGGCACCGGCTGGCGCTATTCGGTGGCGACGGACGTGCTGGGCGCGGTGCTGGAAAAAGCGGCCGGCATGGCTCTGCCGCTGGTCGTGCAGCGCGAAGTGACGGGCCCCTTGCGGATGCGCGATACCGCCTTCCACGTCGTCGACGACAGCCGGCTGGCAGTGCCCTACCGCGATGCCAAGCCGGCCGCGCCGGTGCGCATGGGCAGCGAGGAAGCGGTGCCGTTCATCGAAGGTGCCGCGCACTTCGCGCCGGGGCGCATTCTCGACGCGGCATCCTACCCGTCCGGCGGTTCCGGCATGGCCGGCACGGCGGACGATTTCATGCGTTTCCTGTTGAGCCTGCGCACGTCGAACCGCGCGATCCTGCGCGCGGCCGAAGTGGACCGCACCGGCACCGGCGCAATGACGCAGGGCCCCGGCTGGGGCTTCGGCTATCTCGGCGCGGTGCTGGGGCACCCGAAGGAAGCGCACTCGCCGCAGTCGGCCGGCACGCTGCAGTGGGGCGGCGCGTATGGGCACAGCTGGTTCTTCGATCCGGTGGCGGACCTGGCCGTGGTGCAGCTCACCAACACCGCGTTCGAGGGAATGGCGGGCGCATTCCCGCGCGACGTGCGCAATGCCGCGTACCGGGATTTCCCACTGCGGGCATTCTGA
- a CDS encoding hemerythrin domain-containing protein, translating into MTTDTPRDGKDPVPMPSAANHPAVDMPRTRNAQAKDAVALLIADHDKVKQLFREYERLQNIGDISLKADLALQLCMELEIHTAIEEEIFYPAVRTETGDAKMVQEAIQEHAEAKELIAHIQGMSGDDPDLDSTVAMLRKAIEHHVQEEEQAMFPMARQGDADLAALCEQLADRKEQLEHDMGARPLRSGTREAVGERSAIGKADS; encoded by the coding sequence ATGACCACCGATACCCCCCGAGACGGCAAGGATCCCGTCCCCATGCCGAGCGCCGCCAACCACCCCGCCGTCGACATGCCGCGCACCCGGAATGCCCAGGCAAAGGACGCCGTTGCCCTGCTCATAGCCGACCACGACAAGGTCAAGCAACTGTTCCGCGAATACGAGCGCCTGCAGAACATCGGCGACATCAGCCTGAAGGCCGACCTGGCCTTGCAGCTCTGTATGGAACTGGAAATCCACACGGCCATCGAGGAAGAAATCTTCTACCCCGCCGTGCGCACCGAAACCGGCGATGCGAAGATGGTGCAGGAAGCCATCCAGGAACACGCCGAGGCGAAGGAGCTGATCGCCCATATCCAGGGCATGTCGGGCGACGATCCGGATCTCGACAGCACCGTGGCGATGCTGCGCAAGGCGATCGAGCACCATGTGCAGGAAGAGGAACAGGCCATGTTCCCGATGGCGCGCCAGGGCGATGCCGACCTGGCGGCGCTGTGCGAACAGCTGGCCGACCGCAAGGAGCAACTGGAACACGACATGGGCGCCCGCCCGTTGCGCAGCGGCACGCGTGAAGCGGTCGGCGAACGTTCCGCCATCGGCAAGGCCGATTCCTGA
- a CDS encoding cytochrome c, with protein MSRRARWIAAGTAMVLTVAVGLLWPRHDDGPPPGAAFAALPAADRIARGAYLARAADCMACHTVRGGAQYAGGRELQTPFGAIVSPNITQDPETGIGRWSAQDFWNALHNGRSRDGRLLYPAFPYTNYTAITRDDADALYAYFRTIPAVRHASAPHRLRFPYDTQLALAAWRALYFRPGVYRERRDRPVEWNRGAYLVEGPGHCSACHSARNVLGGSGGDLSGGLVPVLGWYAPSLTSDSEAGLGSWPVQEIAQLLHTGVSPRATVFGPMAEVVGESLQYLSEADVRAMAVYLKSLPASANGGAKHERSKAPEAVAFLQAGARLYDKHCAECHGATGAGFPPRYPPLAGNRALTMPDSTNAIRIVLNGGFPPGTRGNPRPYGMPPFGHALDDGEVAQVVSYLRSAWGNNAPPVSGTDVNRYRAVPLD; from the coding sequence ATGAGCCGCCGGGCGCGCTGGATCGCCGCCGGCACGGCGATGGTGCTCACGGTCGCCGTGGGCCTGCTGTGGCCGCGCCACGATGACGGACCGCCGCCCGGCGCCGCGTTTGCCGCGCTGCCGGCCGCCGACAGGATCGCCCGCGGCGCCTACCTGGCCCGCGCCGCCGACTGCATGGCGTGCCACACGGTGCGCGGCGGCGCGCAATACGCCGGCGGCCGCGAACTGCAAACGCCGTTCGGCGCCATCGTCTCGCCGAACATCACGCAGGACCCGGAGACCGGCATCGGCCGCTGGAGCGCGCAGGATTTCTGGAACGCGCTGCACAACGGCCGCTCGCGCGACGGGCGGCTGCTCTACCCCGCCTTCCCCTACACGAACTACACGGCGATCACGCGCGACGACGCCGATGCGCTGTATGCCTATTTCCGCACGATCCCCGCGGTACGGCACGCGAGCGCGCCGCACCGGCTGCGCTTCCCGTACGACACGCAGCTGGCGCTGGCGGCCTGGCGCGCGCTGTACTTCCGGCCCGGCGTCTACCGGGAGCGCCGCGACCGGCCGGTGGAATGGAATCGCGGCGCCTACCTGGTGGAAGGCCCCGGCCATTGCAGCGCGTGCCACAGCGCGCGCAATGTGCTGGGCGGCAGCGGCGGCGACCTGTCCGGCGGGCTGGTGCCCGTGCTGGGCTGGTATGCGCCGTCGCTCACCTCGGACTCGGAAGCGGGCCTGGGCAGCTGGCCGGTGCAGGAAATCGCCCAGTTGCTGCACACGGGCGTGTCGCCGCGCGCCACCGTGTTCGGCCCGATGGCCGAAGTGGTGGGCGAAAGCCTGCAGTACCTGTCCGAGGCGGATGTGCGGGCCATGGCGGTGTACCTGAAATCGCTGCCGGCTTCGGCCAACGGCGGCGCGAAACACGAGCGTTCGAAGGCGCCGGAGGCGGTGGCGTTCCTGCAGGCCGGCGCCAGGCTGTACGACAAGCACTGCGCCGAATGCCACGGCGCCACCGGCGCCGGCTTCCCGCCCCGCTACCCGCCGCTGGCGGGCAACCGCGCGCTGACGATGCCCGACTCCACCAATGCCATCCGCATCGTGCTCAACGGCGGCTTCCCGCCCGGCACGCGCGGCAACCCGCGCCCGTACGGCATGCCGCCGTTCGGCCACGCGCTCGACGACGGCGAGGTCGCCCAGGTGGTCTCCTACCTGCGCAGCGCCTGGGGCAACAACGCCCCGCCGGTGAGCGGCACGGACGTCAACCGGTATCGCGCCGTGCCGCTGGACTGA
- a CDS encoding ProQ/FINO family protein gives MSARSLLKQLGQQFPPFRDFLPLAIGIDKQIIAQVPGIDRKLMRSALGIHTGSQRYLRAMEKATVRYNLDGSAGAEVTDVHRKHAKETLAERFRKEAERKKAEREAQAAEEAASRRQEKLEQLTAKFSRKG, from the coding sequence CTGAGCGCCCGCTCGCTGTTGAAGCAGCTTGGGCAGCAGTTCCCGCCATTCCGCGATTTTCTGCCCCTGGCGATCGGGATCGACAAGCAGATCATCGCGCAGGTGCCGGGCATCGACCGCAAGCTGATGCGTTCCGCGCTGGGCATTCATACGGGTTCGCAGCGCTACCTGCGCGCGATGGAAAAGGCCACCGTGCGCTACAACCTCGATGGCTCGGCCGGCGCCGAAGTCACCGACGTGCACCGCAAGCATGCCAAGGAAACGCTGGCCGAACGCTTCCGCAAGGAAGCGGAGCGCAAGAAGGCCGAACGCGAAGCGCAGGCGGCCGAGGAAGCGGCAAGCCGCCGCCAGGAAAAGCTCGAACAGCTGACCGCCAAGTTCTCCCGCAAGGGTTGA
- a CDS encoding head GIN domain-containing protein encodes MKTHILALVGTALLAAVLAAGGAASSAAAADSLAWLGAGERVQGSGRIVSQARQPGPFHGVELSVGAQVEVVIGGDDTLTIEGDDNILPLVETAVRNGMLVIRPVKKNMQIDGRRLKIVVRARNVDNLGVAGSGTLQATRIRADKLTLEVAGSGALDIDGIEAKSIDVEVAGSGKVEAAGEAARAAISIAGSGKADTTRLNVQHATVSVSGSGQSLLTARSTITANITGSGNVGYYGDAQLTKAVAGSGTVQRLGASAR; translated from the coding sequence ATGAAAACCCATATCCTCGCCCTGGTCGGCACTGCCCTGCTCGCCGCCGTGCTGGCCGCGGGCGGGGCCGCCAGTTCGGCGGCGGCGGCCGATTCGCTGGCGTGGCTGGGTGCCGGCGAGCGTGTGCAGGGCAGCGGCAGGATCGTGTCGCAGGCGCGCCAGCCGGGGCCGTTCCACGGCGTGGAGCTGTCGGTGGGCGCACAGGTCGAGGTCGTCATCGGCGGCGACGATACGCTGACGATCGAAGGCGACGACAACATCCTGCCCCTCGTCGAAACGGCGGTGCGCAACGGCATGCTGGTCATCCGCCCCGTGAAGAAGAACATGCAGATCGATGGCCGCCGGCTGAAGATCGTGGTGCGGGCCCGCAACGTGGACAACCTGGGCGTGGCCGGTTCCGGCACGCTGCAGGCGACCCGCATTCGCGCCGACAAGCTCACGCTCGAAGTGGCCGGCTCCGGCGCGCTCGATATCGACGGCATCGAAGCGAAATCGATCGACGTGGAAGTGGCCGGCAGCGGCAAGGTGGAAGCGGCCGGCGAGGCGGCACGCGCCGCGATCTCGATCGCCGGCTCGGGCAAGGCCGATACCACCCGCCTGAACGTGCAGCATGCCACCGTGAGCGTGAGCGGTTCCGGCCAGTCGCTGCTGACGGCGCGCAGCACGATTACCGCCAACATCACCGGCTCCGGCAACGTGGGCTATTACGGCGATGCGCAACTGACCAAGGCGGTAGCCGGTTCCGGCACCGTGCAGCGCCTGGGCGCTTCCGCAAGATAA
- the purU gene encoding formyltetrahydrofolate deformylase — MHPEYILTLSCPDQRGIVHRVSGFLAEHGCNIIDSAQFGDQETRRFFMRVHFAAEDAAVGDTELRTGFAELAAHSDDALRLEWNLYDAHRKPRVLLMVSKIGHCLNDLLFRYKSGLLPVEIPAIVSNHMDFYQLAASYNIPFHHLPLAAGAPESAKLAQEARILDLVDSHEIDLVVLARYMQILSPTLCTRLRGKAINIHHSFLPSFKGARPYAQAHKRGVKLIGATAHFVTGDLDEGPIIEQDVERVDHSMEAETLSAIGRDVECVVLARAVKWFVEHRVLQNGDRTVIFK, encoded by the coding sequence ATGCATCCCGAATACATCCTCACGCTTTCCTGCCCGGACCAGCGCGGCATCGTGCACCGCGTATCCGGCTTCCTTGCCGAGCACGGCTGCAACATCATCGATTCCGCCCAGTTCGGCGACCAGGAAACGCGCCGCTTCTTCATGCGCGTGCATTTCGCCGCCGAGGATGCGGCGGTGGGCGACACGGAGCTGCGCACCGGCTTTGCCGAGCTGGCCGCGCATTCCGATGATGCATTGCGCCTGGAATGGAACCTCTACGACGCGCACCGCAAGCCGCGCGTGCTGCTGATGGTGTCGAAGATCGGCCATTGCCTGAACGACCTGCTGTTCCGCTACAAGAGCGGGCTGCTGCCGGTCGAGATCCCGGCCATCGTGTCGAACCACATGGATTTCTACCAGCTGGCCGCCAGCTACAACATCCCGTTCCACCACCTGCCGCTGGCGGCCGGTGCGCCGGAGTCGGCCAAGCTGGCGCAGGAAGCCCGCATCCTCGACCTGGTGGACTCGCACGAGATCGACCTGGTGGTGCTGGCGCGCTACATGCAGATCCTGTCGCCCACGCTGTGCACGAGGCTGCGCGGCAAGGCCATCAATATCCACCATTCCTTCCTGCCGAGCTTCAAGGGCGCCCGGCCGTATGCGCAGGCGCACAAGCGCGGCGTGAAGCTGATCGGCGCCACCGCGCACTTCGTCACGGGCGACCTGGACGAAGGCCCGATCATCGAGCAGGATGTGGAACGCGTCGACCATTCGATGGAAGCGGAAACGCTGTCCGCGATCGGCCGCGACGTGGAATGCGTGGTGCTGGCGCGCGCCGTCAAGTGGTTCGTCGAGCACCGCGTGCTGCAGAACGGCGACCGTACCGTCATTTTCAAGTAG
- a CDS encoding 3'-5' exonuclease: MAFHTEAAPREPELPPYPGIALADIRLVRTAEEAQAAQAALLAQDAIGFDTESKPTFVKGQSSDGPHLVQFADEHTAWLFPVGPDVAALLPALRAILESTQTLKVGFGLSDDVKRLRAKLAIEPARVVDLSSALRVPGQKHDLGAKSAVAKYFGRKLQKSKKISTTNWAAPRLTDRQQQYAADDAQVALRVYRHWIALGNTLPPPKVARPRRPAAEKAAAAKG, from the coding sequence ATGGCGTTTCATACCGAAGCGGCACCGCGCGAGCCCGAACTGCCGCCTTACCCGGGCATCGCGCTGGCCGACATCCGCCTCGTGCGCACGGCCGAGGAAGCGCAGGCCGCCCAGGCCGCCCTGCTCGCGCAAGACGCGATCGGCTTCGACACCGAATCCAAACCCACCTTCGTCAAGGGCCAGAGCTCGGACGGACCGCACCTGGTGCAGTTCGCCGACGAGCACACGGCCTGGCTGTTCCCGGTGGGCCCCGACGTGGCGGCACTGCTGCCGGCGCTCAGGGCCATTCTCGAATCGACGCAGACGCTGAAGGTGGGCTTCGGCCTGTCGGACGATGTCAAGCGCCTGCGCGCCAAGCTCGCCATCGAGCCGGCACGGGTGGTCGACCTGTCGAGCGCACTGCGCGTGCCCGGCCAGAAGCACGACCTGGGCGCGAAGAGCGCGGTGGCCAAGTATTTCGGCCGCAAGCTGCAGAAATCGAAAAAGATCTCCACCACCAACTGGGCCGCGCCAAGGCTGACGGACAGGCAGCAGCAATATGCCGCCGACGATGCCCAGGTGGCGCTGCGCGTCTACCGCCACTGGATCGCGCTCGGCAATACGCTGCCGCCGCCGAAGGTGGCGCGTCCGCGCAGGCCAGCGGCGGAAAAAGCGGCGGCCGCGAAGGGCTGA
- a CDS encoding copper chaperone PCu(A)C, with protein MKHLIFAAFLAATAVAAQAQTQARTQGQAQVAVTDAWARATVPAAKASGAFMQIESKTAARLVGVSSPVATAELHQMSMQGDRMAMAHVDTIDLPAGKAVPLAPGGYHVMLMGLKRQLKEGETVPLTLVVEHKDGKRENVDVQLQVRPLTYAPARH; from the coding sequence ATGAAACACCTCATTTTCGCCGCCTTCCTGGCAGCCACCGCCGTTGCAGCGCAGGCCCAAACCCAGGCCCGGACCCAGGGGCAGGCCCAGGTCGCCGTCACCGATGCGTGGGCCCGCGCCACCGTTCCCGCCGCCAAGGCTTCCGGCGCGTTCATGCAAATCGAATCGAAAACCGCCGCGCGCCTGGTCGGCGTCAGCAGCCCGGTCGCCACGGCCGAGCTGCACCAGATGTCGATGCAGGGCGACCGCATGGCCATGGCCCATGTCGACACGATCGACCTGCCGGCCGGCAAGGCCGTGCCGCTCGCCCCGGGCGGCTACCACGTGATGCTGATGGGGCTCAAGCGCCAGCTGAAGGAAGGCGAGACCGTGCCGCTCACCCTGGTCGTCGAGCACAAGGACGGCAAGCGCGAGAACGTCGACGTGCAGCTGCAGGTCCGGCCCCTCACCTACGCTCCCGCCCGGCACTAG